Proteins encoded in a region of the Paramagnetospirillum magneticum AMB-1 genome:
- a CDS encoding SiaB family protein kinase — protein sequence MLAKHYRSFKHDLDQRGIIFSFSGYLSEEILYSLGNALRQKMTLEDANVTTVKKVFSVFVEQAQNIIRYSADKLSGDKGKAIELSSGMVTIGTENDRFFIVCANVVLAADEPRLRERLELLRSMDRDAIKAYYKEQLREAPEEQSKGATIGLIEIARRASEPIEFDFDPIDDQKFFFCMKVSI from the coding sequence ATGCTTGCGAAACATTACAGGTCGTTCAAACACGACCTTGACCAGCGCGGCATCATTTTCTCGTTCTCGGGCTATCTGTCCGAGGAGATTCTGTATTCCCTGGGCAATGCGCTGCGCCAGAAGATGACGCTGGAGGATGCCAACGTCACCACCGTGAAAAAGGTGTTCTCGGTCTTCGTGGAGCAGGCTCAGAACATCATCCGCTATTCGGCCGACAAGCTGTCGGGCGACAAGGGCAAGGCCATCGAGCTGTCGTCGGGCATGGTGACCATCGGCACCGAAAACGACCGGTTCTTCATCGTCTGCGCCAATGTGGTGCTGGCCGCCGACGAGCCGCGCCTGCGCGAACGGCTGGAACTGCTGCGGTCCATGGATCGCGACGCCATCAAGGCGTACTACAAGGAACAGCTGCGCGAGGCGCCGGAAGAACAGAGCAAGGGCGCCACCATCGGATTGATCGAGATCGCCCGGCGTGCCAGCGAACCCATCGAGTTCGATTTCGATCCCATCGACGACCAGAAGTTCTTCTTCTGCATGAAGGTATCCATCTGA
- a CDS encoding ATP-binding response regulator, whose amino-acid sequence MAEPRKLSLRPRGDSSVHAPAAPPWPVLIVDDDEQVHQMTQVILRDLSYQGRPFKCIEATSAAEAAAILDLQPEIPVVLLDVVMETPDAGLRLVRHIREELGNRRIRIILRTGQPGDAPERDVVLGYDINDYKSKAELTAQKMFTALVGALRAWNDITTIERLNAELTELNASLEVKVEDRTADLRESNEALARSKTRAETALLRETEAKSQLRQFLSMVSHEFRTPLAIIDSSAQMLRIRVEKSDPGSVARLDTIRGGVQRLLGLIDTCLADEQLESGRIVLHEKSFDIGPMIEVTLSHYRVASPTHRYCAEFPPGLAVWGDPGMIALVINNLVGNAVKYSPAGSDILVAAAVDGADVALSVTDQGMGIPEEDRDNIFERFHRAANSKGLPGSGIGLHMVRQIVEMHGGTVSVKSRLKRGSCFTVRLRPSPGPGAEGIDPVQDGLSAPAPDDTVDDLGEGNR is encoded by the coding sequence ATGGCGGAGCCGCGCAAACTTTCGCTCAGGCCGCGCGGCGATTCTTCCGTCCACGCCCCAGCGGCTCCGCCCTGGCCGGTGCTGATCGTCGACGACGACGAGCAGGTCCATCAGATGACCCAGGTCATCTTGCGCGACCTGTCCTATCAGGGCCGCCCGTTCAAGTGCATCGAGGCCACCTCGGCCGCCGAGGCCGCCGCCATCCTCGACCTGCAGCCGGAGATTCCGGTGGTGCTGCTGGACGTGGTGATGGAGACCCCCGATGCCGGCCTGCGCCTGGTCCGCCATATCCGCGAGGAATTGGGCAACCGCCGCATCCGCATCATCCTGCGCACCGGCCAGCCCGGCGACGCCCCCGAGCGCGACGTGGTGCTGGGCTACGACATCAACGACTACAAGAGCAAGGCGGAGCTGACCGCCCAGAAGATGTTCACCGCCCTGGTGGGCGCGCTGCGGGCCTGGAACGACATCACTACCATCGAGCGGCTGAATGCCGAGCTGACCGAGCTGAACGCCTCGCTGGAGGTCAAGGTCGAGGACCGCACCGCCGATCTGCGCGAGAGCAACGAGGCCCTGGCCCGCTCCAAGACCCGGGCCGAGACCGCCCTGCTGCGCGAGACCGAGGCCAAGAGCCAGTTGCGTCAATTCCTGTCCATGGTCAGCCACGAATTCCGCACGCCGCTGGCCATCATCGATTCCTCGGCCCAGATGCTGCGCATCCGGGTGGAGAAAAGCGATCCCGGCAGCGTCGCCCGGCTGGACACCATCCGGGGCGGCGTCCAGCGCCTGCTGGGCCTGATCGACACCTGCCTGGCCGACGAGCAACTGGAAAGCGGCCGCATCGTCCTGCACGAAAAGTCGTTCGACATCGGCCCCATGATCGAGGTCACCCTGTCCCATTACCGGGTGGCCTCGCCCACCCACCGCTACTGTGCCGAATTTCCCCCCGGCCTCGCGGTGTGGGGCGACCCCGGCATGATCGCCCTGGTGATCAACAATCTGGTGGGCAACGCGGTGAAATATTCCCCGGCGGGCTCGGACATCCTGGTGGCCGCCGCCGTGGACGGCGCCGACGTGGCGCTCAGCGTCACCGACCAGGGGATGGGCATCCCGGAAGAGGACAGGGACAACATCTTCGAGCGCTTTCACCGCGCCGCCAATTCCAAGGGCCTGCCCGGCTCGGGAATTGGGCTGCACATGGTCCGGCAGATCGTCGAGATGCATGGCGGCACCGTATCGGTGAAAAGCCGCCTCAAGCGGGGCTCCTGCTTCACAGTGCGGCTGCGTCCCTCTCCCGGCCCGGGGGCCGAGGGCATCGATCCGGTGCAAGACGGCTTGAGCGCCCCCGCCCCCGATGATACGGTCGACGATCTTGGCGAAGGCAACAGGTAG